In Pseudomonas campi, the sequence CGATCAGGCTGCTGACCCGCTCCAGCACTTCATGCACGTTGGTCATGGCCAGCGACGGCAGCTTGTTCGAGCCGAGCATGCGGTCGACCAGGTTACGCAGGCGGTCGGCCTCCTCGATGATCACGTTGGTGTAATCCTTGAGGCTTTCTTCCGGCAGCTCGCGGGCCAGCAGCTGGGCGGCGCCACGGATGCCGCCGAGCGGGTTCTTGATCTCATGGGCCAGGCCGCGCACCAGCATCTTGGTGGTTTCCTGCTTGGACAGCTGCGCTTCTTCCTTGGTGATGCGCAGCAGGCGGTCGCGCGGGTGCACTTCCAGCAGCAGCAGGGTCTGACCAAGGCTGAGAATCGGCGTTACCGCGTAGTCGACGGTCAGGGTCTGCCCGTTCAGTGCGGTGAGCATGGCTTCGCGCTTGGTGAAGGGGTGCGCATGTTCGACGGCCTGGCGCAGGGAGCTGAGTGCTTCCGGCGACTCGGTGAACAGTTCGCTGATGAACTGGCCATGGCTGCGCTGGCCACTGACGGCCAGGAGCATCTCCGCCGCGGGATTCATGTATTCGAGGCGCAGGTCGCCGTCGAGCAGAATGGTCGCAGTGGTCAGGTTGTCCAGCAGCAGGCGGTGCAGTGTGTCGTTCAGGGTCATGGGCAGGCATCCGGCAATGGGCAGGAAAATGCAAGAAGCAAACCAAAGCCCCGAAAAGACGCGTGTTATCTGCT encodes:
- the glnL gene encoding nitrogen regulation protein NR(II), encoding MTLNDTLHRLLLDNLTTATILLDGDLRLEYMNPAAEMLLAVSGQRSHGQFISELFTESPEALSSLRQAVEHAHPFTKREAMLTALNGQTLTVDYAVTPILSLGQTLLLLEVHPRDRLLRITKEEAQLSKQETTKMLVRGLAHEIKNPLGGIRGAAQLLARELPEESLKDYTNVIIEEADRLRNLVDRMLGSNKLPSLAMTNVHEVLERVSSLIEAECQGSITLVRDYDPSIPDVLIDREQMIQAVLNIVRNAMQALAGQSDLRLGRISLRTRTLRQFTIGHVRHRLVVKVEIIDNGPGIPAELQETIFYPMVSGRPDGTGLGLAITQNIISQHQGLIECESHPGHTVFSIFLPLEQGAS